The following coding sequences lie in one Hyphobacterium sp. CCMP332 genomic window:
- the cmk gene encoding (d)CMP kinase, giving the protein MIIAVDGTLASGKGTVARGIAQAFGLAHLDTGALYRAVAVELLKAGEDPGNAEAAGNAARHLDPSRIDPAAIRTADAGAAASVVAAQPAVRTALFDLQRRFAEQPGGAVLDGRDIGTVVCPDADVKFYIDAEPRIRAERRWRELAANGEDIQLADIERQLAERDARDSSRETAPLMRAEDAILLDTTHLSIDATLAEAVRMIQNKTGVSPRN; this is encoded by the coding sequence ATGATCATTGCGGTAGATGGCACTCTGGCGTCCGGCAAGGGCACGGTGGCGCGCGGTATTGCGCAAGCCTTCGGACTCGCACATCTCGACACGGGCGCACTCTATCGTGCGGTAGCTGTCGAACTCCTGAAGGCCGGAGAGGACCCCGGCAATGCCGAAGCCGCCGGAAACGCTGCGAGGCATCTCGACCCGTCCCGGATTGATCCGGCCGCAATCCGCACCGCAGACGCCGGAGCGGCCGCTTCGGTGGTGGCCGCCCAGCCCGCCGTGCGCACGGCGCTGTTTGATCTGCAACGCCGGTTTGCCGAACAGCCGGGCGGCGCTGTGCTGGATGGCCGCGATATCGGCACTGTGGTGTGTCCCGATGCCGATGTGAAATTCTATATCGATGCCGAGCCCCGTATTCGGGCCGAACGCCGCTGGCGCGAACTGGCGGCAAATGGCGAGGACATTCAGCTTGCCGATATCGAACGCCAGCTCGCCGAACGCGATGCCCGCGACTCCTCTCGCGAGACGGCACCGCTGATGCGGGCAGAGGATGCCATCTTGCTGGATACGACTCATTTGAGTATAGACGCCACGCTCGCAGAGGCCGTCCGCATGATACAGAACAAGACGGGCGTCTCGCCGCGCAACTAG
- the rpsA gene encoding 30S ribosomal protein S1: protein MSDTQSQIPSRDDFASMLEASFAGQDLAEGSVITGRVTAVENDFVTVDIGLKTEGRIPVREFTGPGSKAPVVGDDVEVYLERIENALGDAVISRDKARREESWDRLEKAFDKKEPTNGAIVGRVKGGFTVDLGGASAFLPGSQVDIRPVRDVGPLMNIEQPFAILKMDRPRGNIVVSRRAVLEESRAEQRAELVGQLAEGEAREGIVKNITDYGAFVDLGGIDGLLHVTDMSWSRVGHPSEVVEVGQTVNVQIIRINPETQRISLGMKQLMSDPWEGIAAKYPVNATFKGRVTNIAEYGAFVELEAGVEGLVHVSEMSWTKKNVHPGKIVSTSEEVDVMVLDVDSDKRRISLGIKQTQRNPWDMLAEKHPIGSTVEGEVKNITEFGLFVGIDDEIDGMVHLSDIDWNKSGDEAVKDYNKGDTVHAKVLDIDIEKERVSLGIKQLASDPMDEGGYRRNETITVTVSEITSGGIEVTFGDDNNLKSFIRKSDLSRDRDEQRPERFAVGDKIDARVMNIDKGSRRVSLSIKALQIAEEKEAVQQYGSSDSGASLGDILGAALKDAAPAAEEKKPAAKKAAAKADGKAEAADAGEDFDAMTKAQLVDYAEANDIEIVKSAKVAEVRDAVKAAAGK from the coding sequence ATGTCTGATACCCAATCCCAAATCCCGTCCCGCGATGATTTCGCGAGCATGCTTGAAGCAAGCTTTGCGGGTCAGGACCTTGCTGAAGGTTCTGTGATCACTGGCCGCGTCACCGCGGTCGAAAACGATTTCGTCACCGTCGATATCGGTCTCAAGACCGAAGGCCGCATCCCGGTCCGTGAATTCACCGGCCCGGGCTCCAAGGCGCCTGTCGTCGGCGATGACGTTGAAGTCTATCTCGAGCGCATCGAAAACGCGCTGGGTGATGCCGTTATCTCGCGCGACAAGGCCCGCCGCGAAGAAAGCTGGGATCGCCTCGAGAAAGCCTTCGACAAGAAAGAGCCGACCAATGGCGCGATTGTTGGCCGCGTGAAAGGTGGTTTCACCGTCGATCTCGGCGGCGCCTCGGCCTTCCTGCCAGGCTCGCAAGTCGATATCCGCCCGGTCCGCGATGTCGGCCCGCTGATGAATATCGAGCAGCCTTTCGCCATCCTCAAAATGGACCGTCCGCGCGGCAACATTGTTGTTTCGCGCCGGGCCGTTCTGGAAGAATCCCGTGCCGAGCAGCGCGCCGAACTCGTGGGCCAGCTGGCCGAGGGTGAAGCCCGCGAAGGTATCGTCAAGAACATCACCGACTACGGCGCATTCGTCGATCTCGGCGGTATTGACGGCCTCTTGCACGTCACCGACATGTCCTGGAGCCGCGTCGGTCACCCGTCCGAAGTGGTCGAGGTGGGCCAGACGGTCAACGTCCAGATCATCCGCATCAACCCGGAAACCCAGCGTATCTCGCTTGGCATGAAGCAGCTGATGTCCGATCCGTGGGAAGGCATTGCCGCGAAATATCCGGTGAATGCGACCTTCAAGGGCCGCGTCACGAATATCGCCGAATACGGTGCCTTCGTGGAACTGGAAGCCGGCGTCGAAGGTCTGGTGCACGTCTCCGAAATGTCCTGGACGAAAAAGAATGTTCATCCGGGCAAGATCGTCTCCACCTCCGAAGAAGTGGACGTCATGGTTCTGGATGTGGATTCGGACAAGCGCCGCATCTCGCTCGGCATCAAGCAAACCCAGCGTAACCCCTGGGATATGCTGGCCGAGAAGCACCCGATCGGTTCGACCGTGGAAGGTGAAGTCAAGAACATCACCGAATTCGGCCTCTTTGTCGGCATCGACGACGAGATCGACGGCATGGTTCACCTCTCCGACATCGACTGGAACAAGTCCGGTGACGAAGCGGTCAAGGACTACAACAAGGGTGACACGGTTCACGCCAAGGTGCTGGACATCGATATCGAGAAAGAGCGCGTCTCCCTCGGCATCAAGCAACTGGCCAGCGACCCGATGGACGAAGGTGGCTATCGCCGCAACGAGACCATCACCGTGACGGTCAGCGAAATCACCTCCGGTGGCATCGAGGTGACCTTCGGTGATGACAACAATCTGAAGTCCTTCATCCGCAAATCAGACCTGTCCCGTGATCGCGACGAGCAGCGCCCAGAGCGTTTTGCCGTTGGCGACAAGATCGATGCCCGCGTCATGAATATCGACAAGGGTTCGCGTCGTGTCTCTCTCTCCATCAAGGCGCTGCAAATCGCCGAGGAGAAAGAAGCGGTTCAGCAATACGGCTCTTCGGATTCCGGCGCTTCACTCGGGGATATCCTCGGTGCGGCCCTGAAAGACGCTGCACCTGCAGCTGAAGAGAAGAAGCCGGCGGCGAAGAAGGCCGCTGCGAAAGCAGATGGCAAGGCCGAAGCCGCGGATGCGGGCGAGGACTTTGACGCGATGACCAAGGCCCAGCTGGTGGATTATGCTGAAGCCAATGACATCGAGATCGTGAAATCAGCGAAAGTCGCTGAAGTTCGCGACGCTGTGAAAGCGGCAGCCGGGAAGTAA
- the ihfB gene encoding integration host factor subunit beta — translation MIKSELIAKLAEENPNLFQRDVERVVNAVFDEIGDALARGDRVELRGFGAFSVRHRKAREGRNPRTGASVSVKDKYVPFFKTGKELRERVDASAK, via the coding sequence ATGATCAAGTCGGAACTCATTGCAAAGCTCGCGGAAGAGAATCCGAACTTGTTTCAACGCGATGTCGAGCGGGTCGTAAATGCCGTCTTTGACGAAATCGGTGACGCGCTGGCCCGGGGTGACCGGGTCGAGCTGCGCGGCTTCGGTGCCTTCTCGGTTCGCCACCGCAAGGCGCGTGAAGGCCGCAATCCGCGCACCGGCGCTTCGGTCTCGGTGAAGGACAAATACGTGCCCTTCTTCAAGACTGGCAAGGAATTGCGCGAGCGGGTCGACGCCTCCGCAAAATAG
- a CDS encoding phosphoribosylanthranilate isomerase, whose protein sequence is MTDIKFCGLRTQGDVLDAVRLGARWVGFVHFPPSPRHIEPATAARLWDVGRERVDIVSVTVDADMEQLQDIRATLAPDWIQLHGRERPEQVAAAKPFARKGVIKALPVADLADLDAASAYDGIADMILFDAKPPKGATRPGGWGSTYDYALLKSLNITTPWLLSGGLDAANVRAAVEASGASAVDVSSGIEVGPGKKSAGKMADFARALNG, encoded by the coding sequence ATGACCGACATCAAATTCTGCGGCCTGCGTACGCAAGGCGATGTGCTGGACGCTGTCCGGCTGGGCGCGCGCTGGGTGGGCTTTGTCCACTTCCCGCCTTCGCCGCGGCATATCGAGCCGGCGACCGCTGCGCGCTTGTGGGATGTTGGCCGGGAGAGGGTCGATATCGTCTCCGTCACGGTCGATGCCGATATGGAGCAGCTGCAGGATATCCGCGCAACCCTCGCGCCCGACTGGATCCAGCTGCACGGCCGGGAAAGGCCCGAACAGGTCGCTGCGGCAAAACCCTTTGCCCGGAAAGGTGTGATCAAGGCTCTGCCGGTGGCCGATCTGGCCGATCTGGACGCCGCGTCCGCCTATGACGGCATCGCCGACATGATCCTTTTTGATGCCAAACCACCCAAAGGCGCCACGCGGCCGGGTGGCTGGGGTTCGACCTATGATTATGCACTGCTGAAATCGCTGAACATCACCACGCCCTGGCTCTTGTCCGGCGGGCTGGATGCCGCCAATGTCCGCGCCGCTGTCGAGGCGTCCGGCGCAAGCGCGGTCGATGTCTCATCAGGGATCGAGGTCGGCCCCGGCAAGAAGTCGGCAGGGAAGATGGCGGATTTCGCCAGGGCACTGAACGGATAA
- the trpB gene encoding tryptophan synthase subunit beta, translating to MTKPNAFSQYPDAQGRFGEFGGRYVAETLMPNILALEKAYEAAKADPAFTAEFEDFLKHYVGRPSPLYFAERLTEHFGGAQIWLKRDELNHTGAHKINNCLGQVLLAKRMGKTRIIAETGAGQHGVATATVAARFGLPCEVFMGATDVERQAPNVFRMKLLGAKVHAVKSGRGTLKDAMNEALRDWVTYPDETFYVIGTVAGPHPYPMMVRDFQSVIGREAREQMLERIGKLPDAAVACIGGGSNAMGLFYPFLEDESVRLIGVEAAGKGLDTPDHAASLNGGEPGILHGNRTYLLQDADGQIVEGHSISAGLDYPGIGPEHAFLHDVKRAEYVSATDDEALEMFQLCSKLEGIIPALEPAHALARVRDLATELGPDGIILMNMCGRGDKDVPQVARMLGVEV from the coding sequence ATGACCAAACCCAACGCTTTTTCGCAATATCCGGATGCGCAGGGCCGCTTTGGCGAGTTCGGCGGCCGCTATGTCGCCGAAACCCTGATGCCCAACATTCTGGCGCTCGAAAAAGCCTATGAGGCCGCCAAGGCCGATCCCGCCTTCACCGCCGAATTCGAGGACTTCCTCAAACACTATGTCGGCCGGCCCAGCCCCTTGTATTTCGCCGAGCGTCTGACCGAACATTTCGGTGGGGCGCAGATCTGGCTCAAGCGCGACGAGCTGAACCATACCGGCGCGCACAAGATCAATAATTGTCTGGGGCAGGTCCTGCTCGCCAAACGCATGGGCAAGACCCGCATCATCGCCGAGACCGGCGCGGGTCAGCACGGCGTCGCCACCGCCACGGTCGCGGCCCGCTTTGGCCTGCCGTGTGAGGTCTTCATGGGTGCGACCGACGTGGAACGACAGGCCCCCAATGTCTTCCGCATGAAATTGCTGGGCGCGAAGGTGCATGCGGTCAAATCGGGGCGCGGCACGTTGAAGGATGCGATGAACGAGGCGCTGCGTGACTGGGTGACCTATCCGGACGAGACCTTCTACGTCATCGGCACGGTGGCCGGCCCGCACCCTTATCCCATGATGGTCCGCGATTTCCAGTCCGTGATCGGCCGCGAGGCCCGCGAACAGATGCTGGAACGCATTGGCAAGCTTCCCGACGCTGCAGTGGCTTGCATTGGGGGCGGGTCCAACGCGATGGGTCTCTTCTACCCCTTCCTGGAGGATGAGAGCGTGCGCCTGATCGGTGTGGAAGCCGCCGGCAAGGGTCTGGACACGCCCGACCATGCCGCCAGCCTCAATGGCGGCGAGCCGGGCATTCTCCACGGCAACCGCACCTATCTTCTGCAGGATGCAGATGGCCAGATCGTAGAGGGACATTCCATATCGGCGGGGCTGGATTATCCCGGCATCGGCCCGGAACACGCCTTCCTGCACGATGTGAAGCGCGCCGAATATGTCTCGGCCACCGATGACGAGGCGCTGGAAATGTTCCAGCTCTGCTCGAAGCTGGAAGGCATCATCCCGGCGCTCGAACCGGCCCATGCGCTCGCTCGGGTTCGCGATCTGGCCACGGAGCTCGGGCCGGACGGCATTATCCTGATGAATATGTGTGGCCGCGGCGACAAGGATGTGCCCCAGGTCGCGAGGATGTTGGGAGTGGAGGTATGA
- the trpA gene encoding tryptophan synthase subunit alpha, translated as MNRLTTKFAALKAGNRAGFVTYIMAGDGETADLLDALPAAGADVIELGMPFTDPMADGPSIQGAALRALDNGMTLKGTLALAKTFRANHPDTPLVLMGYANPVHHMGYAAFAKAAADAGVDGLICVDLPPEEDTELREALAAENISIIRLATPTSNDDRLKAVAEGSSGFVYYVSTTGVTGMGKGAATDVADAVKRVQTATGLPVAVGFGVRTPEEAAEIASGGADAVVVGSAIVSANHDGGTKTALELVRNISAAVRAAP; from the coding sequence ATGAACCGCCTCACCACCAAATTCGCGGCGCTGAAAGCCGGGAACCGGGCCGGTTTTGTCACCTACATCATGGCCGGGGATGGCGAGACGGCTGACTTGCTCGATGCACTCCCCGCTGCCGGGGCCGACGTGATCGAGCTCGGCATGCCGTTTACCGACCCCATGGCCGACGGCCCGTCCATCCAGGGCGCCGCCCTGCGCGCGCTCGACAATGGCATGACGCTGAAAGGCACGCTGGCCCTCGCCAAGACCTTCCGCGCGAACCATCCCGACACGCCGCTGGTTCTGATGGGCTATGCCAATCCGGTCCATCATATGGGCTATGCCGCTTTCGCAAAGGCGGCGGCTGACGCTGGTGTCGATGGACTCATCTGCGTGGACCTGCCGCCGGAAGAAGACACAGAGCTGCGCGAAGCGCTGGCGGCGGAAAACATCTCCATCATCCGGCTGGCCACACCCACCTCGAATGACGACCGGTTGAAGGCCGTGGCCGAGGGCTCGTCCGGCTTTGTCTATTATGTCTCCACCACCGGCGTCACCGGCATGGGCAAGGGCGCGGCCACCGATGTCGCCGATGCGGTGAAGCGCGTTCAGACCGCCACCGGCCTGCCCGTGGCGGTCGGATTTGGCGTCAGAACGCCGGAAGAGGCGGCTGAAATTGCCTCTGGCGGAGCCGATGCCGTTGTGGTGGGTAGCGCCATTGTGAGCGCAAACCATGACGGCGGCACGAAAACTGCGTTAGAACTTGTCCGGAATATATCGGCAGCCGTACGCGCTGCGCCCTAG
- the accD gene encoding acetyl-CoA carboxylase, carboxyltransferase subunit beta, whose product MSWLERLTPPGVSKIFSKRDTPEHLWVKCPVSGDMVFHKDLEAGMFVTPAGHHMRIGPDYRFKFTFDGDWTTLAMPEVPKDPLKFRDDKPYTSRLSAARKKTGRDDVMSIGQGSIGGVPSTVLVQDFAFMGGSLGMAAGEAFITAANAAVKDRTPLIAFTAAGGARMQEGCLSLMQMPRTTLAVQDLKEAGLPYIVVLTDPTTGGVTASYAMLGDIHISEPGAMIGFAGRRVIEQTIREKLPERFQTSEYVLEKGMIDRVIHRHEMRETLGRMLRTLMKRGGSNVPALKRPAQPADHAGG is encoded by the coding sequence ATGAGCTGGCTGGAACGACTGACCCCTCCGGGTGTCTCGAAAATCTTCTCCAAGCGCGACACGCCGGAACATCTCTGGGTGAAGTGCCCGGTCTCGGGAGACATGGTCTTCCACAAGGACCTGGAAGCGGGAATGTTTGTCACGCCCGCGGGTCATCACATGCGGATCGGGCCGGACTACCGGTTCAAATTCACCTTTGACGGGGACTGGACCACGCTGGCCATGCCGGAGGTTCCAAAGGACCCGTTGAAATTCAGGGATGACAAGCCCTACACCTCGCGCCTCTCTGCCGCCCGCAAGAAAACCGGCCGCGATGATGTCATGTCCATCGGCCAGGGCTCGATTGGCGGTGTGCCATCCACCGTACTCGTTCAGGACTTCGCCTTCATGGGCGGATCGCTGGGCATGGCAGCGGGCGAAGCCTTCATTACGGCCGCCAATGCCGCCGTCAAGGACCGCACACCCCTGATCGCCTTCACCGCCGCCGGCGGGGCGCGCATGCAGGAGGGCTGTCTCTCCCTGATGCAGATGCCGCGCACGACGCTGGCCGTGCAGGATCTCAAAGAGGCGGGCCTGCCCTATATCGTCGTCCTCACTGACCCGACCACGGGCGGAGTCACGGCCTCCTATGCCATGCTGGGCGATATCCACATCTCCGAACCCGGCGCGATGATCGGCTTTGCTGGTCGCCGCGTGATCGAGCAGACCATTCGCGAAAAACTGCCGGAACGCTTCCAGACGTCCGAATACGTGCTGGAAAAGGGCATGATTGACCGCGTCATCCACCGCCATGAAATGCGCGAGACTCTGGGCCGCATGTTGCGCACGCTGATGAAGCGCGGCGGCTCGAACGTCCCGGCGCTCAAACGCCCCGCGCAGCCTGCCGATCATGCCGGCGGCTGA
- a CDS encoding folylpolyglutamate synthase/dihydrofolate synthase family protein produces MPAADALQPVLDRLASLHPKKIDLSLDRLESLLEKLGQPHLRLPPVIHVAGTNGKGSVCAYLTAIAEAAGERVHVYTSPHLVRFNERIVLAGKPVDDARLIDAFARCEAANDGAPITFFEITTAAAFLLFSETPADRLILEVGLGGRFDATNVIGKPQVSVITPVSLDHAEFLGSEIAGIAGEKAGILKRGVPAIIGPQRDEAEDRIGAIGNAIGAPLRLWGRDYRAWSEHDRLVYEEENLLWDLPRPALPGEHQIINAGIAVAAARAAGYDEPAVRSGLENAVWPARLQRLTSGPVLAAAGEAEVWLDGGHNEAAGQALARALADLEARSPRPLMLICAFSPNKDAAGYLRHFSGLARRVQAIGFSGGRGGSQSPADIVTAARSAGLMAEANTDLFSAIADAIRDDPAPRILICGSLYLAGEVLGLNSGVTPHTTSG; encoded by the coding sequence ATGCCGGCGGCTGACGCGCTTCAGCCGGTGCTGGACCGGCTGGCTTCCCTTCACCCGAAGAAGATCGACCTGTCGCTGGACCGGCTCGAATCCTTGCTGGAAAAGCTCGGCCAACCGCATCTGCGCCTGCCACCGGTCATCCATGTCGCGGGCACCAACGGCAAGGGCTCGGTATGCGCCTATCTGACGGCGATTGCCGAAGCGGCGGGCGAGCGCGTCCATGTCTATACCTCGCCACACCTGGTCCGCTTCAATGAGCGCATCGTACTGGCCGGAAAACCGGTCGACGACGCCCGGCTGATCGACGCCTTTGCGCGCTGTGAAGCGGCCAATGACGGCGCACCGATTACTTTCTTTGAAATCACCACGGCCGCCGCTTTTCTGCTTTTTTCCGAAACGCCGGCAGATCGCCTCATCCTTGAAGTTGGGCTCGGCGGCCGCTTTGATGCCACCAATGTCATTGGCAAGCCGCAAGTCAGCGTCATCACCCCGGTCAGTCTTGATCATGCCGAATTTCTGGGCAGCGAGATTGCCGGGATTGCCGGCGAGAAGGCGGGTATCCTGAAGCGGGGTGTTCCTGCCATCATCGGCCCTCAACGCGATGAAGCCGAAGACCGTATCGGCGCCATCGGGAATGCCATCGGCGCACCCTTGCGCCTCTGGGGCCGCGACTATCGCGCCTGGTCGGAACATGACCGCCTCGTTTACGAGGAGGAAAACCTGCTCTGGGATTTGCCGCGTCCGGCCCTTCCGGGCGAACACCAGATCATCAACGCCGGGATCGCCGTCGCTGCTGCCCGGGCGGCCGGATATGACGAACCGGCCGTTCGCAGCGGGCTGGAAAACGCTGTCTGGCCTGCCCGCCTGCAACGCCTCACATCCGGCCCGGTCCTGGCTGCCGCAGGGGAGGCCGAAGTCTGGCTTGATGGCGGGCACAATGAAGCCGCCGGTCAGGCGCTGGCGCGCGCCCTGGCCGATCTGGAAGCACGGTCTCCGCGGCCCCTGATGCTGATTTGTGCCTTTTCGCCCAACAAGGATGCGGCCGGCTATCTCCGGCATTTTTCCGGGCTCGCCCGGCGCGTGCAGGCAATCGGCTTTTCCGGTGGACGGGGCGGCTCTCAAAGCCCGGCAGACATCGTGACCGCCGCCCGCAGCGCGGGTCTGATGGCCGAGGCCAATACCGATCTCTTCTCCGCCATTGCCGATGCCATCCGCGACGATCCCGCCCCGCGCATCCTCATCTGCGGCTCGCTTTATCTGGCGGGCGAAGTGCTGGGCCTCAATTCCGGCGTGACACCGCACACAACCTCAGGCTAG
- a CDS encoding alpha-ketoglutarate-dependent dioxygenase AlkB, protein MAHSGQLPPNANCIPNALPSEAEQQLIRWIDTQPWRTDLKRRVQHYGWRYDYRARHVDPADDLGPIPDALQPILQLPAIMQVFDRSPDQVIINEYLPGQGISAQIDCAPCFGPVIASLSLGSATDMLFRRRVSGERRAIRLEPRSLILLSGPARYDWTHEIPARKNDVVDGIRMLRERRLSLTFRTIRAPFS, encoded by the coding sequence ATGGCGCATTCCGGTCAACTCCCGCCAAACGCAAATTGCATCCCGAATGCCCTGCCGTCCGAGGCGGAACAGCAATTGATCCGCTGGATTGATACCCAGCCATGGCGCACGGACCTCAAGCGCCGGGTCCAGCATTATGGCTGGCGCTATGATTACCGCGCGCGGCATGTCGATCCGGCGGATGACCTTGGTCCGATACCCGATGCCTTGCAGCCAATATTGCAACTACCGGCGATCATGCAGGTTTTTGATCGTTCACCCGACCAGGTCATCATCAACGAATATCTGCCGGGGCAGGGCATATCCGCCCAAATCGATTGCGCGCCCTGTTTCGGCCCGGTGATCGCCTCGCTCAGTCTTGGCAGTGCCACCGACATGCTATTTCGCCGCCGCGTGAGTGGTGAGAGACGAGCCATCAGACTCGAGCCGCGCAGCCTGATCCTGCTATCGGGGCCGGCCCGCTATGACTGGACCCATGAAATCCCGGCCCGGAAGAACGATGTTGTTGACGGAATACGTATGCTGCGCGAGCGCCGTCTCTCGCTGACATTCCGGACCATTAGGGCCCCGTTTTCATGA
- a CDS encoding S41 family peptidase has protein sequence MNRYLAATAAAMALALSSQGVAQTEPSPTDFIALANEINAAMHAYHYNPSELDNAVYAAVEQATLELAQTATTEEEFRAGFEAIWDSGPFSHVDLRRENRDAEAVTEWVDQLRIGGNGAALTWDGDIAVLTVNTMMGNDTFEQVDAAYDDIAEQGASALIIDLRANRGGMFAFKPLVEHVLTAPLDIGVFVSQGWNARMDRAPGPQDVEGVEPWTGWSIRDFWDSVQANDLTLARLSPDGPHFAGPVYVLISEDTASAAEIAADALQASTRAILIGQPSAGQMLSQRVYDMPGGFQLYLPIADYYSLTNGRIEGVGVEPDILVPADAAMETALSQVRSE, from the coding sequence ATGAACCGATATTTAGCTGCGACAGCTGCCGCAATGGCGCTGGCCCTATCCTCACAGGGCGTTGCCCAGACCGAGCCCTCGCCCACGGACTTCATAGCGCTCGCAAATGAAATCAATGCGGCCATGCACGCATACCACTATAATCCGAGCGAACTCGACAATGCCGTCTATGCCGCCGTCGAACAGGCGACGCTCGAACTGGCGCAAACCGCCACCACTGAGGAGGAATTCAGGGCTGGCTTTGAGGCAATCTGGGACTCCGGTCCGTTTTCCCATGTCGACCTGCGCCGGGAGAATCGTGACGCAGAGGCCGTAACGGAATGGGTCGACCAGTTGCGGATTGGCGGCAATGGTGCGGCGCTGACCTGGGATGGCGATATTGCCGTCCTTACCGTCAATACAATGATGGGGAATGATACCTTCGAACAAGTTGATGCCGCCTATGATGACATCGCGGAACAGGGCGCATCAGCGTTGATTATCGACCTGCGCGCCAATCGGGGCGGCATGTTTGCGTTCAAACCATTGGTCGAACACGTGCTCACTGCCCCGTTGGATATCGGCGTGTTTGTGTCTCAGGGCTGGAATGCCCGTATGGACCGCGCACCCGGACCGCAAGATGTCGAGGGTGTCGAACCCTGGACCGGTTGGTCCATTCGTGATTTCTGGGATTCGGTTCAGGCGAACGACCTGACTTTGGCACGCCTCAGCCCGGACGGGCCCCATTTTGCAGGGCCGGTTTATGTCCTTATCAGTGAGGACACGGCCAGCGCCGCCGAAATTGCTGCGGACGCCTTGCAGGCATCTACGCGCGCGATTTTGATTGGCCAACCATCCGCCGGACAGATGTTGTCACAACGGGTTTATGACATGCCGGGCGGGTTCCAGCTCTATCTGCCCATTGCGGATTATTACTCCCTGACCAATGGCCGGATCGAGGGCGTCGGCGTTGAGCCTGATATTCTGGTTCCGGCGGACGCGGCTATGGAGACCGCGCTGTCACAAGTGCGTAGCGAATAG
- the trxA gene encoding thioredoxin, producing the protein MSTIAVSDDSFESDVLKSDKPVLVDFWAEWCGPCKQIGPALEEIATSMSGEITIAKVNIDDNPMTPGKYGVRGIPTLMIVRGGEVVSTKIGAMAKTKIEEWIKETLVSAEA; encoded by the coding sequence ATGTCGACCATAGCGGTCAGCGATGACTCGTTTGAAAGCGATGTTCTGAAATCAGACAAGCCCGTCCTCGTGGACTTCTGGGCAGAGTGGTGCGGTCCGTGCAAACAGATCGGCCCGGCTCTGGAAGAAATCGCGACGAGCATGTCGGGCGAAATTACCATCGCCAAGGTCAATATCGACGACAATCCGATGACGCCCGGAAAGTATGGCGTGCGCGGCATCCCGACGCTCATGATCGTCCGCGGCGGCGAAGTGGTGTCCACCAAGATCGGCGCCATGGCCAAGACCAAGATCGAGGAATGGATCAAGGAAACGCTGGTGTCAGCGGAAGCCTGA